A genomic region of Halomonas aestuarii contains the following coding sequences:
- a CDS encoding AtpZ/AtpI family protein, with product MTPKRKSPVEDIGRRARRREKARDDPGASPLRGLGVFGMIGWSVAVPTVGGAFLGLWLDRHMPQAFNWTIALILGGVALGSFIAWAWVSKEANDNGSEHDDD from the coding sequence ATGACCCCGAAGCGGAAGTCTCCGGTGGAGGACATCGGCCGTCGCGCCCGACGCCGGGAGAAGGCGCGGGACGACCCCGGCGCGAGCCCGCTGCGGGGGCTCGGGGTCTTCGGCATGATCGGGTGGTCGGTCGCGGTGCCCACCGTGGGCGGCGCCTTTCTCGGGCTATGGCTCGATCGCCACATGCCGCAGGCGTTCAATTGGACCATTGCATTGATCCTGGGGGGCGTGGCGCTGGGCAGCTTCATTGCCTGGGCCTGGGTCAGCAAGGAAGCCAACGACAACGGGAGCGAGCATGATGACGATTGA
- a CDS encoding F0F1 ATP synthase subunit epsilon, with amino-acid sequence MSLADEMQVTLRLPTRTLFEGAATRLFAEAENGAFGMLPNHIDFVTALVPSVLILTLADGEEQIFGIDEGILVKKGHDVDIAIRRGVQGTDLASLRETVQESFIEMDEDERVARSALTRLEAGIVRRFADLQRPKTP; translated from the coding sequence ATGAGCCTGGCGGACGAGATGCAGGTGACCCTGCGGCTGCCGACCCGGACCCTGTTCGAGGGCGCGGCGACCCGGCTGTTTGCGGAGGCGGAAAACGGGGCCTTCGGGATGCTGCCGAACCATATCGACTTCGTCACCGCGCTGGTGCCCTCCGTGCTGATCCTGACCCTGGCGGACGGCGAGGAACAGATCTTCGGCATCGACGAGGGGATCCTGGTGAAGAAGGGGCATGACGTGGACATTGCCATCCGGCGGGGCGTCCAGGGCACTGACCTGGCCTCGCTGAGGGAGACCGTGCAGGAGAGCTTCATCGAGATGGATGAAGACGAGCGGGTGGCCCGCTCCGCCCTGACCCGTCTGGAGGCGGGCATCGTGCGGCGGTTTGCCGACCTTCAGCGGCCCAAGACGCCATGA